The genomic DNA GTAGTTTATTGCAAGCAGGTGGCCAGAATACATTCGGTTCTGTGCCTAGCATAATTAGTGGTGGCGGTATTACTTCACTGAGAGACAAGCCCATAGAGCAAGCATGTATGGGTTGTGTGAACGAGCAAGCAACAGGTGGACTTATTTACTCATCTATTGGCGGACTCGGAACATTCAATTACGGCCCTGTTGATAGTCAATTTAGTGAAAATAATCGTATGCCTAGGCTAATGAGCATTTTAAATGCAACAGGCCAGCGAAATGGCTTTGGAATTGATGAAGCAACTGCGCTTGTTATGATCCACTCTACTGATACTCGCTTAATGACCGTTATTGGTCAAAGTGGTGTAACGCATATACAGTCTGAGGGTGAAAATAAAGGTTTAATAGACTATTGGCCAACGGGGGCTGTCATCGAGATTAAGGACAATGATTTTACTTTATCAAAAAGTTCTACAGATAAGGCGCTACCTACAATCAAAATTCCACCACTACCCATGCAGCGATTTGGAAATATTTTTGAAGCTGAAAAATTGCGTTCTTTATTGCAAGCTATTTGCTTAACACAAGAAAAACAAGCAGTAGCGCAACAAGATGAGTTTTTACTTGCTCTTAATGCAAATAAAAATACAGAGTATCATCGTCTTAATAATTCACAAACAGGGTGTGCTGTAAGCAACCTAGCATTTTCTATTAAGACCTTTTAGTTTTTTAACTTAATGTCTGTATAGATTTTGTTATTGAGTTGATTTAGGTCATACGCTTTTCTTACTAATATAAGCTAACCTGTAAAAAGTGCTTTAGCGTCAGTGGAAAATGTATGAAAAAATTACTGCTATTAACAAGTGGAGGGGATTGCCCTGGTCTCAATGGGGTGATCCGAGCGGTTGTCAAAGCCGCTGAACATGATGGTAACTGGCAAGTATATGGTAGCCGAAGAGCCTACTGCGGTGTATTAGAAACACCGAACGACATTGTCCACCTTACAAATGAGCTGATTGCAGGCATTCATGTTCGTGGTGGAACAATATTGGAAACGGTGAACAAGGGCAACCCCATTGCCTTTCCTATAAATGTTGATGGTAAACACCTACTAGTTGACCGTTCTAAGGAGTTAATTGAGAAGCTAGCAGAGCTTGGTTTTGATGCGGTTATCAATATTGGTGGTGACGGTTCTCATAAAGTCTCTCAGCACTTGTTTGAACATGGTTTAAATATCGTAGGCGTACCAAAAACCATTGATAATGATTTATATGGTACTGATTATACAATCGGTTTTCAGACTGCCGTCGACACTGCTACAGAAGCGATAGACCGCTTAATACCAACAGCACAAAGCCATAACCGAGTGATTATTACCGAAGTAATGGGTCGCGATGCCGGTTGGATTTGTTTGCATTCAGCTATTGCTGCTGGTGCAGAAGTGGCGCTTATCCCAGAAATTCCCTATGATATTGAGGCGATAAAAGCCAAACTAGCATCACGTTTTGATAAAGGCCATGGGTTCGCCAATATTGTCATTTCAGAAGGGGCAAAATCCCTTGCTGGTACTGTAGTTAGTAAACAATCAAATGAATTTGGCTACGAAAACCCAGTGCTTGGTGGTATTGCTGAGCAGCTTGCCTCACAAATACGAGTTGCGCTTGACCTTGATGTCAGAGTAACCGTGTTAGGTCATATTCAACGCGGCGGTACACCTAATGCGTTTGATAGGGTGTTAGCAGCAGAGTTCGGTGTGCAAGCATTCGAGCTAGTTAAGCAGGGGCGATTCGGTTTTATTCCTGTTAGTAAAGACGGTGAAATTAAACCGATCAGTTTAAAAGAAGCAACTTCAGAATATCGTGTTATCCCTTCAGAACATTCGTTAATTACAAGTGCTCGTGCAATGGGCATTTGCTTAGGCGATTAGTCAACGGCCCTAACTGATAGTTTTAAAACGATTTTATAATCAAAATTATCAGTTATCACCGCAAATCTGCGAATAGTAATTATTTATTGCACAAAAAACATGCTCCAAGGCAAGCTTTTTATTTAATGTAAATTAGTTTAAAGACGCTTGATCTGCGTGCTTTTTAGTTTAGAATGATCGTTCACTCTAAACTAAGGATTTAAACATGCAGCGCTCTCGCATTCCATTTTTTGCAGTGTCAGCTCTTGCTGGTGCTGTTTTTTTATCAGGCTGCGGCCAATCAGAACAGGCTCAAGGGCAGACTCAGGCAGCTCAAGCGGTTCCTGTTGGTGTAATTGAGATGCAAAGCAAACCACTTACACTTACAAAAGAACTTCCTGGTCGCGTATCAGCGTCTCGTATCGCTGAAATAAGACCGCAAGTGAACGGCATTATACAATCGCGTTTATTTGTTGAAGGTGCTGAGGTTGAAAAAGGCCAAGCTCTTTATCAAATTGACCCTTCGACGTTTGAAGCGCAAGTAGCAACAAGTAAAGCGGCAATCACAAAAGCAGAAGCAAGTATTGCAAATGCAAAAGCTAAATCAGAGCGTTATAAAGAACTGTTAAATATTAAAGCAGTGAGTCAACAAGATTATGATGAAGCTGATGCGGCATACAAAGGCGCTAAAGCAGATTTGTTGACAGCTCAAGCACAATTAAAAACTGCAGAGATTAATTTGAACTACAGCAAAGTGTTAGCACCTATTAGCGGTCAAATTGGTAAGTCAGATGTTACAGCGGGTGCACTTGTCAGTGCGAATCAAGCAACGGCATTAGCGACAATTACACAACTTGATCCTATTTTTGTGGATTTAACGCAATCAAGCAGTGAATTAACCCGTCTTAAAAAAGCAATTGCAACAGGTCAGCTTGATAAAGATGCCGCACAGCATTCTAAAGTTGAGCTAAAAATGGAAGACGGCACCACTTATGCTCATAAAGGGACACTTAAGTTCTCTGAAGTGACAGTTGACCCAAGCACAGGCTCTGTCACTCTTCGTGCTGAATTTCCTAACCCTGAAAAATTGTTATTACCGGGAATGTATGTACGTGCTGTTGTTGTTGAAGGCGTTAAGAACGACGCTATCCTCGCTCCACAACGTGGTGTAAGCCGTAATACTAAAGGTGAGCCAATTGCGATGGTGGTGAGTAAAGATAACAAAGTTGAGCCTCGTATTTTAAAAACAGACCGTACAGTCGGTGCTAACTGGTTAGTGACTGAGGGACTACAAAGCGGCGATAAGCTGATTGTTGAAGGTCTTCAGAAAATTAGACCTGGTGCACCTGTTAATCCTATGCCTGCAGAGTCAGTTGCAAATAGCCAGTAACGGAGAAACTTAATGTCACGATTTTTTATTGATCGGCCCATATTTGCTTGGGTACTTGCCATTGTAGTGATGCTGGCAGGTATTCTAGCAATTAGAAGTTTGCCGGTTGCACAGTATCCATCAATTGCACCACCAGCAATCAGTATTCAAGCCAATTACCCAGGTGCGTCGGCCCGTACATTAGAAGATACGGTTACCCAGGTTATTGAACAAAAGATGAAGGGTCTTGATGGTTTGTTATATATGTCGTCTACCTCAGAATCGAATGGTTCAGCGACATTAACATTGACTTTTAGTGCTGATACGGACCCTGATATAGCGCAAGTTCAAGTACAAAATAAGTTGTCACTTGCAACACCATTACTTCCGCAAGAGGTGCAGCGTCAAGGTGTCTCTGTTGCTAAGTCTGCTAGAAACTTTTTAATGGTAGTGGGCTTTGTATCCGAAGATGGCAGCATGAATAATATTGATATTGGTGATTATGTTTCATCGAATGTACTTGATATTATTTCCCGTGTGAACGGCGTTGGTGAAGTTCAGCTTTTTGGTTCACAATATGCCATGCGAATTTGGTTAGACCCATCAAAACTGCAAAAATACGCACTAACACCAGCGGATATCAGCGCTGCGATTAGTGCTCAAAACGCGCAGGTTTCCGCTGGTCAGCTCGGTGCGCTGCCTGCAGTTGATGGTCAGCAATTGAATGCTACAGTAACCGCACAAAGCCGCTTACAAACACCAGAGCAATTCAGAAATATCTTTGTAAAAACGAATGCAGATGGTTCAGTTGTTCGCTTAAGCGATGTGGCAGAAGTGGAACTTGGTGGCGAAAACTATGGCGTTGTTGCGCGCTTTAACGGTAAACCAGCCTCTGGTTTAGGTGTAAAACTTGCCAGCGGTGCTAATGCACTTGATACTGCCGATGGTGTAAAAGCAGCACTTGCTGAGCTTGAGCCATTTTTTCCTGAAGGGCTAACAACTGTTGTTCCTTACGACACGACGCCATTCGTATCATTATCAATTGAAAAAGTAGTCAGTACATTAATTGAAGCCGTTGTATTGGTATTCTTAGTAATGTACTTATTCTTGCAGAATTTTAGAGCCACACTTATTCCAACCATAGCGGTGCCTGTTGTATTACTAGGAACCTTTGCGATTTTGCAGGTGTTTGGTTATTCAATTAACACATTAACCATGTTTGCAATGGTACTGGCAATCGGCTTGCTTGTTGATGATGCCATCGTAGTTGTTGAGAACGTGGAACGTGTAATGACCGAAGAGAACTTATCTCCACTGGAAGCAACACGTAAATCGATGGACGAGATTAAAGGTGCGCTTGTCGGTATTGCTATGGTGCTCTCAGCGGTGTTCGTTCCAATGGCATTCTTTGCGGGCTCTACAGGCGTTATTTATCGTCAATTCTCGATCACCCTTGTAACAGCAATGAGTTTATCGGTATTGGTGGCGTTAATTTTAACACCTGCTTTATGTGCAACTATGTTAAAGCCTAGCCATGTCCATAATGATAAATCACTTTTTGGCCGCTTCTTCTTAGGATTTAACCGAGGATTCGATAAAACCAATAATGGTGCGCAAAGCTTTGTGTCACGCATGATCAAGCACAGCAAACGTTACTTACTTTGTTATGGTTTGATTGTTGGTGGCATGGTATTTATTTTCTCGCAATTGCCATCTGCTTTCTTGCCAGATGAAGACCAAGGGATTTTATTTAACCAAGTCAGCTTACCTGCAGGTTCAACAACAGAACAAACGTTAAAAGTTGTTGAAAAGATGGAACGTCACTTTTTAGAAGACCAATCTGAAGCTGTTCGCTCTATCTTTACAGTAACAGGCTTCAGTTTTGCAGGTTCTGGGCAAAATGCTGCAATTGGCTTCGTTGGCTTAAAGCATTGGGATGAACGTCAACGTGACGATCTATCTGTTGGTGCAGTAGCTGGTAAAGCAATGGGCTTTTTCTCAACTATTAAAGAAGCTTTTGTATTTGCTTTTCCACCTCCCGCTGTTGTTGAGCTAGGCACGGCAAATGGTTTTACTTTATTCCTACAAGATCGTGTTGGCTTGGGGCATGACAAGTTACTTGAAGCGCGCAATATGTTCCTTGGTATGGCGGCTCAAAACCCTGTTCTTTCAGGTGTACGCCCAAATGGTCAAGAAGATAAGCCAGAGCTTGAACTTGATATTGATTTGGCTAAAGCCGAGGCATTGGGTTTAACACAGGCTGATATAAATAATACGCTATCAACCGCTTGGGGTAGTAGTTATGTAAATGACTTCATTGACCGTGGACGCGTTAAGAAAGTGTATCTGCAAGGTATCCCTGAATCACGTATGGTTCCAGAAGATTTGGATGAATGGTATGTGCGTAACTCTGCAGGTGATATGGTGCCATTTACAGCATTTGCACGTTCATTCTGGACGTATGGCTCACCACGACTAGAACGTTATAATGGTTTTTCAGCTATGGAAATCCAAGGTGCAGCTGCGCCTGGCTATAGTACTGGTCAAGCAATGATTGAAGTGGAAAAAATTATTAAGAAATTACCGCCAGGTGTTGCCTTTGAATGGACCGGTATTTCTTATGAAGAGCGCCTAAGCGGTGGTCAAGCTCCATTATTGTATGCGCTTTCATTATTAGTTGTATTCCTTTGCCTTGCCGCATTATACGAAAGCTGGTCTGTGCCTGCTGCTGTAATGTTAATTGTACCATTGGGTGTATTTGGTGCAGGAGTTGCGTCATTTGTATTTAATTTATCGAATGATATTTATTTACAGGTAGGTCTATTAACCACCATAGGTTTAGCATCCAAAAATGCCATTCTTATTGTTGAATTTGCTATTCATAAAATGGATGAAGGAATGAAGTTAGTTGATGCGGCTGTGGCAGCTATTCGTCTACGTTTACGCCCAATCTTTATGACTTCAATGGCGTTTGTATGTGGTGTATTACCTCTTGCAATAGCCTCAAGTGCAGGCTCGGGTGCTCAAAATGCACTAGGTATTGCGGTTATCGGCGGTACGCTTGCTTCATCAAGTATTGTGGTGTTGTTTGTGCCGTTATTCTTTGTATTGGTACGTCGTATCTTCCCTGGTAAGCATAAAGCGACAAATGAGGAGCAAGCATAATGACCCTTAAACTCGTTTCTGTTTCTGTGGCAGCTTTGTTACTCTCTGCTTGTAATATGGCGCCAGACCTTGAACAACGTGAATTACCCGTTGCGCAAAACTATGATGTAGAGGGTAGTGAAGGCGATATAAACGCGCTGCATTGGCAAACATTCTTTAGTGATGAACAATTACAACAGTTAATTCAACTCACGCTTGAGAATAACAAAGACATTCAAACTGCTGCACTCAATGTGCAGCAGGTGAGAGCTATGTATCAAATCGAGGATTCAAATTTGTATCCAAGTATCGATTTAAATGCATCAGGCACACGTCAGCGTTTACCAGCAGATTTATCTAACACAGGGCAAGCGACAATCACAGAGCAATACTCTGCAACGGTTGGCTTAACGGCTTACGAGCTTGACCTGTGGGGGAAAGTACGTAATCAGTCTGAGCAGGCACTGCAAAACTTATATTCAGCAGAGTATAGCTTGACCAGTGTTCGCATCAGCTTGATATCTGAATTGGTTAATGCATGGCTAAACTACGCAACCGATAAAGCGTTACTTGCGCTTGCTAACGATACGCTTAAATCACAACAAGAGTCATTAGAGTTAACGCGAAAGACCTTCGCATTGGGGGCTGCCTCACAGTTAACCCTATCTCAGTTAGAAAGCACAGTAGCAACAGCAAAGGTGGATATTGCAAATTATCAACGCCTACTTAAGCGTGATAAAAATGCCTTAGACTTTTTAGTGGGTAAAACGGTGAGTGCCGATTTATTACCTACGCAAAGTATTGATACAGTGCTTAACATGCCTGAGGTGCCTGTTGGTTTACCGTCTGAGTTATTAACACAGCGTCCTGATATAAGAGCTGCTGAGCATGACCTACTTGCTGCTAATGCAAATATTGGTGTTGCGAAAGCGGCTTTTTATCCAAGCATTAGTTTAACAGCCAATGCTGGAACAGCTTCTGCTGATCTTGATAATTTGTTTGATTCAGGCTCAGGCACATGGAGTTTTGTACCTTCGATTAACTTACCTATTTTTAATATGGGACGTAATCAGGCTAACTTAGATGTGGCTAAAGCACAGCAAGAAGCTGCGTTAACAAGTTATGAGCAAACCATCCAGCAGGCGTTTAAAGAAGTATCAGATGCACTTGCAGACCGTCAAGGTTAT from Pseudoalteromonas sp. N1230-9 includes the following:
- a CDS encoding 6-phosphofructokinase, with the translated sequence MKKLLLLTSGGDCPGLNGVIRAVVKAAEHDGNWQVYGSRRAYCGVLETPNDIVHLTNELIAGIHVRGGTILETVNKGNPIAFPINVDGKHLLVDRSKELIEKLAELGFDAVINIGGDGSHKVSQHLFEHGLNIVGVPKTIDNDLYGTDYTIGFQTAVDTATEAIDRLIPTAQSHNRVIITEVMGRDAGWICLHSAIAAGAEVALIPEIPYDIEAIKAKLASRFDKGHGFANIVISEGAKSLAGTVVSKQSNEFGYENPVLGGIAEQLASQIRVALDLDVRVTVLGHIQRGGTPNAFDRVLAAEFGVQAFELVKQGRFGFIPVSKDGEIKPISLKEATSEYRVIPSEHSLITSARAMGICLGD
- a CDS encoding efflux RND transporter periplasmic adaptor subunit, with translation MQRSRIPFFAVSALAGAVFLSGCGQSEQAQGQTQAAQAVPVGVIEMQSKPLTLTKELPGRVSASRIAEIRPQVNGIIQSRLFVEGAEVEKGQALYQIDPSTFEAQVATSKAAITKAEASIANAKAKSERYKELLNIKAVSQQDYDEADAAYKGAKADLLTAQAQLKTAEINLNYSKVLAPISGQIGKSDVTAGALVSANQATALATITQLDPIFVDLTQSSSELTRLKKAIATGQLDKDAAQHSKVELKMEDGTTYAHKGTLKFSEVTVDPSTGSVTLRAEFPNPEKLLLPGMYVRAVVVEGVKNDAILAPQRGVSRNTKGEPIAMVVSKDNKVEPRILKTDRTVGANWLVTEGLQSGDKLIVEGLQKIRPGAPVNPMPAESVANSQ
- a CDS encoding efflux RND transporter permease subunit, translating into MSRFFIDRPIFAWVLAIVVMLAGILAIRSLPVAQYPSIAPPAISIQANYPGASARTLEDTVTQVIEQKMKGLDGLLYMSSTSESNGSATLTLTFSADTDPDIAQVQVQNKLSLATPLLPQEVQRQGVSVAKSARNFLMVVGFVSEDGSMNNIDIGDYVSSNVLDIISRVNGVGEVQLFGSQYAMRIWLDPSKLQKYALTPADISAAISAQNAQVSAGQLGALPAVDGQQLNATVTAQSRLQTPEQFRNIFVKTNADGSVVRLSDVAEVELGGENYGVVARFNGKPASGLGVKLASGANALDTADGVKAALAELEPFFPEGLTTVVPYDTTPFVSLSIEKVVSTLIEAVVLVFLVMYLFLQNFRATLIPTIAVPVVLLGTFAILQVFGYSINTLTMFAMVLAIGLLVDDAIVVVENVERVMTEENLSPLEATRKSMDEIKGALVGIAMVLSAVFVPMAFFAGSTGVIYRQFSITLVTAMSLSVLVALILTPALCATMLKPSHVHNDKSLFGRFFLGFNRGFDKTNNGAQSFVSRMIKHSKRYLLCYGLIVGGMVFIFSQLPSAFLPDEDQGILFNQVSLPAGSTTEQTLKVVEKMERHFLEDQSEAVRSIFTVTGFSFAGSGQNAAIGFVGLKHWDERQRDDLSVGAVAGKAMGFFSTIKEAFVFAFPPPAVVELGTANGFTLFLQDRVGLGHDKLLEARNMFLGMAAQNPVLSGVRPNGQEDKPELELDIDLAKAEALGLTQADINNTLSTAWGSSYVNDFIDRGRVKKVYLQGIPESRMVPEDLDEWYVRNSAGDMVPFTAFARSFWTYGSPRLERYNGFSAMEIQGAAAPGYSTGQAMIEVEKIIKKLPPGVAFEWTGISYEERLSGGQAPLLYALSLLVVFLCLAALYESWSVPAAVMLIVPLGVFGAGVASFVFNLSNDIYLQVGLLTTIGLASKNAILIVEFAIHKMDEGMKLVDAAVAAIRLRLRPIFMTSMAFVCGVLPLAIASSAGSGAQNALGIAVIGGTLASSSIVVLFVPLFFVLVRRIFPGKHKATNEEQA
- a CDS encoding efflux transporter outer membrane subunit, which gives rise to MTLKLVSVSVAALLLSACNMAPDLEQRELPVAQNYDVEGSEGDINALHWQTFFSDEQLQQLIQLTLENNKDIQTAALNVQQVRAMYQIEDSNLYPSIDLNASGTRQRLPADLSNTGQATITEQYSATVGLTAYELDLWGKVRNQSEQALQNLYSAEYSLTSVRISLISELVNAWLNYATDKALLALANDTLKSQQESLELTRKTFALGAASQLTLSQLESTVATAKVDIANYQRLLKRDKNALDFLVGKTVSADLLPTQSIDTVLNMPEVPVGLPSELLTQRPDIRAAEHDLLAANANIGVAKAAFYPSISLTANAGTASADLDNLFDSGSGTWSFVPSINLPIFNMGRNQANLDVAKAQQEAALTSYEQTIQQAFKEVSDALADRQGYKQQLDALNDLYRSNEVSFTLSDARFQKGADSYLQVLDAQRNWYSAGQQLILGKQAYLASQINLYKALGGGWSAQQVAQ